In the genome of Populus trichocarpa isolate Nisqually-1 chromosome 10, P.trichocarpa_v4.1, whole genome shotgun sequence, the window ATGATCAGAAAAGTTATCATATAATGTGTTGGTAGGCGATTAGATTCTTTTGCTCATTAAAGAGCTTAAGAAAGGTATTTATTCAGCGCAAAATGTACAGAATACATGAAATCAatccataaaaaatcaacaaaacttgATGGTGAATCTTAGACCTATCTATCCATCTACAGCCCAATTATAGATATATTCCAAACTTCAAACAAAACTATACAAGTCTGCAATGCAATGTGACTGCATGGCGAGGCGAAGACACACAGATAGACATGCATGCAATGCGCGTGCACACATACTCAATAGAGCTGGaagaatttcaaaaacataagcTCTTCAAGACTGGAAATAGTTCTAACAGCTTGGTAGCAATAGTTCAgccaaaaaatatcataatctgGGAGAATTATAACTGCACCACATATTACATACAGTACCTGAATGGCATCCTTTGAGAAATAGCGACCATCACCAGAAACAACAAGTGTGGCACCTGCTTATAATGGTAAGCAAAAgggatgaaaaacaaaatatcagacATAAATTAAGTTGTCCAACAGGACACGCACAACAGTATTGCATTCGACAGACACTGTGGTGATCAAATGTCTCTGACTGTGGGAATGCATGCAAAAGAACAACAATGGATAGTTCAGTAACCttgaaaaacttttaattaaaaacggAACTTCATATTTCACATTTCATGCACAGACATGGTTAAAAATTAGAGTCCGGTTAGCATGACTAATAAAAAGTAACTTTGACTTTGAATCATGattcaaaatttaagttatttatcACAGATCACTTATGACAAAAATGAGTTAAGTTAGAAGCGTGTTTGGCAAGAAATGACTCAGAGCAACTTTTCTGAAGAAGGAAGGTATTATAGGTTAGAATCAATAAGTTACAAATTTTCACATTAAGTCAAAGGTTATTTCTAGCCAAACATATTTATTACTTTCCTTtgagtcaaaaattaaaaaaaatacttaaatcaaTCAGCAAAACTGATTGATACCAAAACAGAACCTTATTGAATTTGTGAAAGTTTTAAACTACATCTCTTGATCATTGTCACATCACATCACATCATCAACTGTGATATGGTTATCAAGAGTACAAACTTTTTCAAGAAGTAATGGAACAATTTACACCCCTGCTGAAAAATGAAATACAAGTCCAAAAGGAAGAAAGCTCATGCAACACCAGGCCATTTTGTTCTAccaattaaaaattgttttatatatccAAAATTTAAGGCGCACGAGTTTTTAATGACAGATCAAGTTTCAAAATGCAAGCCATTCTTTCGCATAACTGACAGATCAAACTTCACCTCTAACTTTTTGTGGAGTAAGTGCATTGAAGGTTGATTGGACAAAATTCTCCAGATAATTAGGTTGCTTGAACACCTTCACCtgaaaagaaccaaaaaaaaggaaaaaaagcaatTGTAACAACTGCAACAAACGCGCAGgagaaattcaacaaaaagaTAATTCAATCGAATAggaacaaacaaataaaaaatgaaatcaacagACAGAGATCGGATTCACAAATATtcaattcaaatacaataaatataatctagaaaatcaaagaaaagactCGAAAATGAAATGCGACAGATCTGATTGCAAATTGAGAATAACAGAAAAcgaataagaaaaaagaaccgAACCTTCTTGCGAAGGCCAGAAGTTCCAGGTTTCTGGCCATCGAAAGGCGTAGTCTCCACTCGTGAAACATTGAACagcaccatttttttctttttttggtacagagagaataagaagaagaaagcgaAACGTAAACAGAAAGCGTCTGCACTACAAAATTCTGGTGCTTAAAAGAAGAGTTGAGAGAAAGGAAGGATCTATGACGAGGATTATTCGATGTGGATGGACAATTTAAACCCCCCACGTAACTCCCCACGTAACCTTCCAAGTTTGAAACCATGTCCTTTATGATTCAGCTGGCTCGATGGTTAACAGTGGAGCGGTGTCTGGTAACCTTTCTGAGAGTGACAGTGAAGCAAAAGACCGATTCCctcggggtttttttttctttatctttttgaaaaccaaaattttagTCTCCAAGCTATATACTTATTGTCGATTGAGTTTCAGAACAATACTAGATTGGGGCAAAGCTGCGAACTGCCCAAAGTTTCTTCGACcttaaaaaaatgctaagataATGTAAGCATTAATAAAAATGCTAATATAATCTTAGACATGAAATTAAGATATTctcacataaaaaacaaaaaaatatgaaaactaatTTCCTAGATAACCATGACACATTTATTCTCCAACTAagacaaaagaataaagaagaaaaaaatattctttaaagcTCAACCATTACTCCAACAGCTACACATGATACCATTAGAAATAACACgtgtaattattttataatatttaaaaataaaaatatttaataaatattacatttttaaaacttaatgcatcaaattatattatttcattattttttttattgtggtaATTGCTGTACTTATCCAATATCTTTACATAAATTATGAGGAATAAAAACCACAATGAAAAAATGGCCGGGCCTTTAAAAAGGCCAGGCTAGCATAGGCCCAGATCCAAATTTAAACATGGTCTAAAATGAATCGACTAGGAGGTTGGTCAAAACCATGCGAACATACATCACAGCTGCCCAAAAAATGCAAGAGGGAATCTCGAGGCTCCTTTATCATAGCCTCTGGCACGACTCACGAGCGAGGAGCAGTGACCCGATCTCGCAATGAAATTTCAAAACCTGCCATAGCCCGCCTAATTTTTCAATTGTCCAATtattcaaaagaagaaaaaatgtatAACGCATTCAATCCTGCCATCCAAAAGGTATCATGCTGGTCATATGCTGCACCAAACATGAAGGCTGTAAAGGTTCCACgcaatttatttctttagaaaaaaaaagtaaaagccCACTCAAATGGCAAACATTAAAGATACTTTCACCTGCCACTTCCAAATGTTGCTTCTTTAAAAcacaccaaaaaagaaaaaaagaaaccactTAATTTCGAAGCCTTGATAAATTAAACAAGCACCATGAACAgtacacacataaaaaaaaaaaaagcaagcgCGAAAAAATTATAGCGAAAGCGAGTTCTTTTATACCGcatttgaaaatatgataaagattaatttttataataatttaaaatatattaaaataatattttttattttttaaaatttatttttattattaatacatcagaaaaatactttcaataacttttttgtAAAACATAAATGGACGGCAAAAACCAATACAATCttagtttgcttttttttagagagagaaaaggataGCGATGATAAAGGGGACAGATACACGGCGGCTGATCAAATTTACAAggcaaattaaattaaaattacaggAGTCGCGTGATCCAACCCTCCCCCTTCAAGCTCCACATTACAATAACGCTAACccccattttaatttaaactcagaaacccaagagaaaaaaaaatagagctaaACTAAAGCTACAACATCAATTAGTAGTTCTCTTGTTTAcctaaaaaaaacacgaaaagaTTGAAGAAACTAATTCCTATCTCTACTCCTCACtcactctctctccctctctctctctactcctTTAAATCCACTCAACCAGCGACGGGGGCCACAGCCGGCTTCACCTTAGGCGGCCTTCCCCTCCCTCTAGGCACACCGCTGGGCGGAGCAGCACCAGAACTCACAGCGGGAACCGGCGTATTAGCGTTCTTTGGTGGACGACCGCGTGGCCTGCCACTTCCAGGACTTGCCGTCTTCTTTTTAGGGGAAGCCACAGGTGCGAAAGGATCCCTTGGTTTGGGAGGGCGGCCACGTGGCCTGGGAGGTCCAGCAACACTTCCAGGTGGGGTTGGAAGCTTAGGCTTGGGAGGGCGACCTCTACCTCTCTTTGGAGGAGCGTTAGGGTCAGGCTTCATGTAGTTGTTCTTGACCAAGACCAGCTGACCACTCTGCTTCAACTTGTTTAAATGGTGAGAAAGTAGTGTGCCGTGTGCAGGAGGCAGATCGGGGTGTGTTGACTCAATTTGTTTCGAAATTGATGTCTTGCTTGACCCTTCTTTCTCGTTCAACGCCTCGACAGCTGCCATAATCATCTAAAAccagaaggaagaaaaaacactACATTATAAAGTAGTCAGaagtaaaaagtaaaacaaagaaataacatCGATTGTCTTGTAATGAAATGGTCACCTCAGGGTACTGAGGGATAGTGGAGGATTGTTGCTGTGACTGTTGTTGGGGTGGAGCTAGtgctggaggaggaggtggagctactgctggaggaggaggctggagGTTATTAGAATCTTCAGTGGTGGTAGCCATGGAAATTGACATTTGTTTTCCTCGGGAGAAGGAAATGGAAGGAACTGTGTTGTTTGGTGTGGAGAGGGGAGGGGTAGGGGGGAGGATTTAAAAGGGAGGGGTTTTGTTGAGGATTGGATGGGGAGGGAAGCGAAGGGATGGAAGACTAGGCGCGAGGAAGGATCTGACGGTTGGGGATTGTGTTTTGGGGTTTTGATCGGTCGGGTATGGTTTGGTTAAAAGGGAAGGACTCGGATTGATGACCTGGTCAAATTTGAATTTACGGTGTTGTCcctgttttttgaatttatgtgTTTGGACAACATTGAGGTGTTGGTTGCCTGTGATGTATAACGTGGGAGTTAAGGACGTGTTGCATTTTTATTGGTGGTAGAAAATAGAGATGGAAGTCGCTGGGAAAGTTGTTAACACTAGTTGAatgtttaagatttttaacgtttttttatttagaaatgtattaaaataatattttttattttttaaaaattattattattaatattatctcaaaaatattaaaatatcaaaaaaaaaattataacaagaaCAAAGATCGAATTTAATCAAACGGCCAAACACTCCCTAAATGAAGCCCACGTGATAACAAGGTTCTCTGGTTATTGGTATTCTAGGACCCAGATCCGGCATCCAAGTGCGGGAAATGGGGTCCGCTTTAGTACCGGAGATAGGTGATTCTCTGCATCTGAGACGTACGTGAGAATCTCTAAGAGATCGAATAGTGGTTGAGCTTGGTGATGACTTTGCATAAATGACCGAGCTTCCTCCACCGTCAAGGATCAGCGAGCTCTCACCGCTCGAATTCAACGATCATTGTTGATCGTAccattaagataaaaaaaaaatctgtttgtttttgtgattttaaacCTGTCAAGTTTATTGGATTAGATTAGAGAAACTAATACaaggtttaatttttaattcatgcTAGGTAAAGAGTAATGTTGGGAAGTTTGAAGATTGATATGTTGTCAAGtcgattttataataatattaaatatttttttataacctaaacattttttatatttaatttttttttattcaagccatCGGGTGGCACGGTCCTATAAATTAGTATTAAGCCATATACTAAGAGAACTCACGATAAATGCTACGCTCGATTAAGAATTTATGGAACGGGGATAACATtatccctttttatttatttatattttgatgtccATAGCATAATTACCAAGCCCAACCTTGATTATGGATTTGCCTGGTCAGgttgtttcaaattttttacatataaaaaataacataatattatttcaaacaaaagttaaaaaataaaaattaatagaattgACCCAACCAAGTCTCATCTAATTTAGTTaggttatttaaattaatacgaTTTGATTGAATTAACCGAGCTAACTTAATCTAACCAAATCAActttcaaattaattcaaaataaaactcagTCCGTGATGACCTCTTTGATCAACATGTTAAATACCATGATGGACAGGTAACTATATATTTATGTgtggattaatatttaatacctatatcaaatacaaatttataaataaattaagatatatctaagaatagaaatcaaatataaaataccacgcgtcattaaaaataaaataaaaatgacaagaCTTTAAACTTCCTCGCATCAACGAGTCATTATAGCCTGGACCGACCGAAAACAAACTCATCTCTTGAATTCTACTTATAgctttattgttttataatctTTCGGTAGTGTTTGACATTATGTTttagaagtgttttttttttaaataatttttttttttttttttatttgtttcaagttaatattttttttatatttttagatcattttgatacgttaatgttaaaaataatttttttaaaataaaaaaatattattttaacatgttttaaaataaaaaatatttttaaaaataactgttatcacgttcttaaatattattttactgaaGACCGTTTTACAAGATTGCCACTTCCATTATTACCCTCCCATCGCGTTTTTTAAAGTAACttttctcatgatttttttccataaaaaaaaaaatcgatgacGATTTGATAATTTAGGAGCGTGCCCATGACTACACCCTTAAATCCTCCTATTTTAAAGTGCGCAAGTTAATATTTTAGCTTTTCGCTTAAgaaaaccattaatttatacatgtatgtgtgtgcgtgtgtgtgcgtgtgtgtgtgtgtgtgtgtgtgtgtgtgtgtgtgtgtgtgtatatatttgcTTGATTAAGAGTACTTATAATTTTAACTCCTCTCCTTTAGTTAAATACTTAAACGTAGAAGATTCATATTGAGTTGCGGTTTTGAATCTCACATCAAAAGGGTCTAATAATGTGACTCGTTCACCTAATTATTTATGACGACTACAATACATATATGCACGGGAATTTTACAGGGACTTGTTTGTCGTTCAAGTCATTGAATGGACTAGTAGCATTATTGATTATCTTTCAAATAACAAGTAATTTTTCtggatatataaaaataattttttatctgtatttttttagtatcaatgaaatttttatttattttctctacaaaaatatcattttatttcttaagcacttatactttatgaattttttaattcaaactcttgaattatagaaaataaccttttttattATGGTGCAAGCCAAGCTCTTGTAAAGTATCGGAAGCCAGTCGtgaggaataaaaaaaaggtataaaaataGGTTGGTGGCTCCTCATTGTACTAAACTACTAATCCAGTACAAAAATTGCGCTcgtcaagaattttttttgaaaattagcaTACTGAcagggataatttttttttataaaaaaactatagtttttataCTTGACCCGGTTCAAGGTTCGGGTCTCGAGTTTTGaccaggtcaatttttttttaatcaaaacgacgtcgttttaataaaaaaaagcaaaagttaACGGATCGCAATCGGGTTTTTAACCGGGTCGCAACCGGGTCACCCGTCGCGTCATGCtgggtttttccttcccctatTTTTATTCAACCCGGCTTCGTTCCAGTCCTAGGTTGGccaggtcccgggtcgacccgccgagTCAGACcgaatttcaaaactatgatagTTTCCCCTcgtaagttttttaaaaactatattcttGCTCGGTgaggtaaaataaaatttagtaaattgtttttttatttagaattattttgatgtattagtgtatatatatatatatatatatttttttttttttgaaaaaaaataggtgaGACAGGTAAAGAACCGTAGATGAGAATTgcgtttttctttaaataatacaGTGagtttttgtcttctttttttaatgatacacttgagtattttaatttatttaaataccgTCGTTCTCAACCGCAGCTTTTTGCTTCTgtactatttttcaaaaataaatttcccCGGTGGTATTTCCATTGTGTTTGTTTGGAAAAACACCGCAAAGTGTGGTGGTATATTTCTCATGCCCATCTCTGTTTTTCCCCGGGGAGATGTACGGAACTTCCCCTGCTCGTTTGGTCAGCTTCCTGAGCAAGTGTCCTTGTGTACGCCTTCTCTAGAATGAGTATGCTATATCCTGATGAGAGCCCTAAAACTTCCAAGTATGCTACAGTCCTTTCGTTTCAGCAAAAGACCATCTTACTGCCACAACAACAACGCAACATTCCAGACAGACGTTCACAGGAATTTGACTCAAATCCTCATCGTCCTCCCTTGTGATACGttttttgtaaggaaaaaaaaaggccaacTCTTGACCATTCTGTGAATGCCCATCTTCCCTATCTAATAAAGTAACAAGGAGAACTGAGGTTCCACAATTGCTTCTATTTAACCACTAATTTTCCGTTAATATTTACACAGTAAAAGACTCAATTTTATACCTCTATGCtacaaaaagaataataataaaaaaaaaatcatattcgaATTTGCTTAGCTTTCAATTGGACGTTTACCATGAGGATCTAATCTGGGGATTGTATGAGCTGAGGTAGATGCAGTGGCAGTATTAGTATTTGAACTCGAATCAAATGTACGGGAATCAGATTCACCAAATGTTCTAGCAGTATCGGATGTTCCAGCAGTCGAAGACATTCCTGCTGGTCTACGAGCTCTCCTATATCTAGAACCAGGAACTCCAGGTCTGGTTGGTTCTTCTAGACTGCAAGTTTTCTTCGACAACAGGACAACAATACGCCGCATATCTGGCCGTAACTGTGGGTCACCTTGTGTGCATAGCAGCCCTAAATGAACACAAGTTTTTACTTGTTCAGCAGCTGCTGAGGATGCTAGTACTGGGTCCATAATCTCCAGActcctattttttttgtgaagctTGTATGCCTGCACCAACAGCAAACCAAAACTTATAACCACGCGAAGGCTGGAAAACACAATAATAGAACTATACAATTCCCCAAGTGCTTATCCCAAGTAGTAGTAGACACCAGCCATTTCAGAACAGACATGTAAGGTTCTCCCTAGTCATAAATAAGGTTGCACACGCAAGtttattgaaaatgatttaGGCGCCTCAACTGGAAACAATTTCCCAAAGGCAGCTTTACCATTCCATTGAGCCTTTAGGCAGGTCTTCCCACATCAACGCAGATATACTATCCAATGCCACGTGGATTTTATAGCTCTTTCCAAAATCACACAAcgtttaccttttatttttcctggTCTAGGCTATCTTTGACATTTTCATTTATCAATTTATCTTAGCTTCAggttcaccaaaaaaaaaaaaaacgaccaGGAGTGGTGAGCAGAATTTAGGAATAAGTTCATTCAACCAACTTGCTCAGTACTTTTGTACATGTCCAAAACAATGTTTACTGGACATAACCTTAACTCAAATGTAGACAACTCATCAGCCAAATTTTTGTTTCCACTTTTCTCctaaaccaaattaaacaaaggCAAAAGAGATGATTGGAGTCTCAAACCGAAAGcattattaaaattgataaacaCGAGTAAAAATGAAACCTAAAACACCATAAAGCACCATGATATGAATtagttaaatgatgaatcatGTCCTTACCCAATCAAGTAGATTCTGTGCATCAGCATGCTGTTGACTAAATGTTGAATTTCGCTGGCCACTGATCAGCTCCAGAACCAAAACCCCAAAGCTAAATACATCTGCCTTCACTGATAAATGTCCATGCATGACATACTCTGGAGCCATATACCCACTGTCACCAATCATAAGCGTATTATAATATCATTCACAAGCTTTATCATAAGCACTTGGACTCTGTCCAGTGATAAAAATATGGCCTATATTATTGTGGTTGGAATTGAAAACATACTTGGTACCAGCAACACGGGTGTTGACATGTGTTTGATCTTCAGGGAAGAGACGGGCCATGCCAAAATCAGCAATCTTAGGAACCCATTTATCATCCAGTAAAATATTGCTTGCCTTGATGTCACGGTGGATGATGCAATTGTGTGAATCCTCATGAAGGTAAAGCAAACCCCGTGCAATGCCAATTAGTATATCATATCTCCGATTCCAATCAAGCAGTTGTCTTTTATCAGATTCTGCATGAAAGTGATCACAATGACTTTTTTGTTTGGAAGGACGGTAATGTTAATGAAAAACCCAGTTGAATGGGGCATACATGTTCAAAATCAACTTTAGAAATAGACAAGTCAAAACCTCAAGAACTGTCTCTCTAACAAGGTGAGCTAGCTGACAAAGACACAAGTTATTTATGAAACTACGATGGCAACAACATTTTTCTGGATTGAGTTCACGATGTTGGAATAGGTGATGAGCAAGGAAATCATCTATGCCttacaaatatttaattctGAAACAAGAGATCATGACTGGAAgctaattaaacaaatcaaaagaaaggttGGAATGaacatcataaataaattagaaagaaaataagatcaGCTGAAagtaaaacttgtttttttttttgttttttttaactaactaTTGTATTGTTAGTTTCTTGGCACCAAAATTTAGATCATGAATGTGCCACTAATTCTGCATCACAGGTTCTCTGGAAAAAAATACTGGTCGTAAAGGAAATGttggattaatttaattcaGCCAGGCAGCTGAACAGATCACATTGCTTTACAAATGAACACATATTACATGATCCCTTTtaatcgaaaaaaaaatcacagggCTAAACaaatcacttgaaaatatagagCCACTACAACTTTCAAAGGTCCAAAACTCATTAATAACCCCAATCTGAGAAAGAAAATCCAAGTTCATTATATTAAGTTTTGCAGAAACATAAATCGGCTCTGAACAATTGTAGGAATTTAAATTGAAACTTAAACATGCTAGTGTTAGTCAATTCAACTTCATTCAGCTTATAAAAaacaagtgcaaaataatgagacaaaaacatgaaaaaggaaaaggaaacttAGAGTTATAGACTTTTAACTGGTACTTACTGAACAGAAGCTTGTCAAGGCTCTCATTAGCAACATACTCATAAACCAGTAGCTTTTCCACACCATGTGCACAATATCCT includes:
- the LOC7459767 gene encoding HMG-Y-related protein B, whose product is MSISMATTTEDSNNLQPPPPAVAPPPPPALAPPQQQSQQQSSTIPQYPEMIMAAVEALNEKEGSSKTSISKQIESTHPDLPPAHGTLLSHHLNKLKQSGQLVLVKNNYMKPDPNAPPKRGRGRPPKPKLPTPPGSVAGPPRPRGRPPKPRDPFAPVASPKKKTASPGSGRPRGRPPKNANTPVPAVSSGAAPPSGVPRGRGRPPKVKPAVAPVAG
- the LOC7459768 gene encoding cysteine-rich receptor-like protein kinase 43, producing the protein MTKLKNCLKSLLKPFKFNSSKERLGEEDMETIAAREQKQFSFETLVSATKDFHLTHKLGEGGFGPVYKGKLDDGREIAVKKLSHSSNQGKKEFTNEAKLLSRVQHRNVVNLLGYCAHGVEKLLVYEYVANESLDKLLFKSDKRQLLDWNRRYDILIGIARGLLYLHEDSHNCIIHRDIKASNILLDDKWVPKIADFGMARLFPEDQTHVNTRVAGTNGYMAPEYVMHGHLSVKADVFSFGVLVLELISGQRNSTFSQQHADAQNLLDWAYKLHKKNRSLEIMDPVLASSAAAEQVKTCVHLGLLCTQGDPQLRPDMRRIVVLLSKKTCSLEEPTRPGVPGSRYRRARRPAGMSSTAGTSDTARTFGESDSRTFDSSSNTNTATASTSAHTIPRLDPHDREDGHSQNGQELAFFFPYKKRITREDDEDLSQIPVNVCLECCVVVVAVRWSFAETKGL